A genome region from Trueperaceae bacterium includes the following:
- the greA gene encoding transcription elongation factor GreA, with amino-acid sequence MAKEPIQMTARGLEKLKEELRYLKEEKRQELADYMGSALADGDLRESAAYDEARLLQSANEARISDLEELVHRAVVVEHEPGTEAVARLGASLTLKDKDGDNVVFHLVGTHEADILEGRVSDESPLGQSLLGRRVGDSVTVNMPRGAAVYQVVSVSFD; translated from the coding sequence GTGGCCAAGGAACCGATCCAGATGACCGCTCGCGGTCTAGAGAAGCTGAAGGAAGAGCTCCGGTACCTCAAGGAGGAGAAGCGGCAGGAGTTGGCCGACTACATGGGGTCGGCCCTGGCCGACGGCGACCTGCGGGAGAGCGCGGCTTACGACGAGGCGCGCCTGCTGCAGAGCGCCAACGAGGCGCGCATCTCGGACCTCGAGGAGCTGGTGCACCGCGCCGTGGTGGTCGAGCACGAGCCGGGCACGGAGGCCGTGGCGCGCCTGGGGGCCTCGTTGACCCTGAAGGACAAGGACGGCGACAACGTGGTCTTCCACCTGGTCGGCACGCACGAGGCCGACATCCTCGAGGGGCGCGTGTCGGACGAGTCGCCGCTCGGCCAGAGCCTGCTCGGCCGGCGCGTGGGCGACTCCGTGACGGTGAACATGCCGCGTGGCGCGGCCGTGTACCAGGTGGTGTCCGTCTCGTTCGACTGA
- a CDS encoding OstA family protein, translated as MDRLRRRCGAPCQLLLVATLLAWSLAPALAQDQGEPPAEQRRIITIDGSGGTQSGNLRSGPIVYDHPDAFGIEATVSTLTILGSHAELTAPAGASITQGGARVAAFTGGVRVERGRLSASGPALTYSEATGLGVLAGRADVVVTPEDEADADVRIAADEVAFDVDTDRSTSTGNVTLVNGQQSAEADTLVYEEDRELAVLTSAGSQVTITREDDAGDVTVITADEIRVLTGAKLLYARGNVTVVDGAITSTGAQVFFDDNSGIAEVIGAPGAPAKAEDAGTGATLVTDRIQQDVEYDFFEAIDASVPSAYDAAAFALSGETAE; from the coding sequence ATGGACCGTCTCCGCCGGCGCTGCGGCGCCCCCTGCCAGCTCCTCCTCGTGGCGACCCTGCTCGCCTGGTCACTGGCGCCCGCGCTGGCGCAGGACCAGGGCGAACCTCCCGCCGAGCAGCGGCGCATCATCACCATCGACGGCTCGGGCGGCACGCAGAGTGGCAACCTCCGCTCCGGCCCGATCGTCTACGACCACCCCGACGCGTTCGGGATCGAGGCCACCGTCTCGACCCTCACGATCCTCGGGAGCCACGCGGAGCTCACCGCGCCGGCGGGCGCGTCCATCACGCAGGGGGGAGCGCGCGTCGCGGCCTTCACGGGCGGGGTGCGCGTGGAGCGCGGGCGCCTCTCGGCGAGCGGGCCGGCCCTGACCTACAGCGAGGCGACGGGCCTGGGCGTGCTGGCCGGGCGCGCCGACGTGGTCGTGACGCCAGAGGACGAGGCCGACGCGGACGTGCGCATCGCGGCGGACGAGGTCGCCTTCGACGTCGACACGGACCGCTCGACCAGCACGGGCAACGTGACCCTCGTGAACGGTCAGCAGTCGGCGGAGGCCGACACGCTCGTCTACGAGGAGGACCGCGAGCTGGCGGTGCTCACGAGCGCCGGGTCGCAGGTGACCATCACGCGCGAGGACGACGCCGGCGACGTCACGGTCATCACGGCCGACGAGATCCGCGTCCTCACGGGCGCGAAGCTGCTGTACGCGCGCGGGAACGTGACCGTGGTGGACGGCGCCATCACCAGCACGGGCGCGCAGGTGTTCTTCGACGACAACTCGGGAATCGCGGAGGTGATCGGCGCTCCCGGCGCGCCGGCCAAGGCCGAGGACGCCGGCACGGGCGCCACCCTCGTCACGGACCGCATCCAGCAGGACGTGGAGTACGACTTCTTCGAGGCCATCGACGCGTCTGTGCCTAGCGCTTACGACGCGGCCGCGTTCGCGCTGTCGGGAGAGACCGCCGAGTGA
- a CDS encoding Hsp20/alpha crystallin family protein, whose translation MSIEKRGTAGDIEELLAVRDDIEALVQQTSAGRGSQPRADFLDSGAAYQLHLEVPGVDQADLEIAVEDGELLVAGLREPPLAESRIIFSERSVGPFQRTFSLPGPVDRERVTAHLAAGVLVVNLPKLAR comes from the coding sequence ATGAGCATCGAGAAGCGCGGCACGGCCGGAGACATCGAGGAGCTGCTCGCCGTTCGCGACGACATCGAGGCCCTCGTGCAGCAGACCAGCGCCGGACGCGGCAGCCAGCCAAGGGCAGACTTCCTCGACTCTGGCGCCGCCTACCAGCTGCACCTCGAGGTGCCGGGCGTCGACCAGGCCGACCTCGAGATCGCCGTCGAAGATGGCGAGCTCCTGGTGGCCGGCCTCCGCGAACCGCCCCTCGCCGAGAGCCGCATCATCTTCTCGGAACGGAGCGTCGGGCCGTTCCAGCGCACGTTCTCGCTGCCCGGCCCCGTCGACCGCGAGCGCGTCACGGCCCACCTGGCGGCCGGCGTACTGGTCGTCAACCTCCCGAAGCTCGCGCGCTGA
- the miaA gene encoding tRNA (adenosine(37)-N6)-dimethylallyltransferase MiaA, producing MPPAAGGGAPAAGPLVPVLAGPTASGKSGAAMRLAVAFGLEIVSADAMQVYRGMDVGTAKPTPTERAQVPHHLLDVVEPSEPFSVAAYVELAEAAIADVLARGRSPLVVGGTGFYLRALREGLPTVPPADPAAQAPLWEAVAAGRLAELDAELRAAAPADAARAALNPRRVVRSLEVLRATGRAPSAFPRRAPRFAYRAAHLHPPLSVLRPRIVARTAAMFERGLVAEVTGLLARYPHQPTALQAIGYKEVVALVRGEATEGEARAAVAASTIRYAKRQRTWFGAEAPEARLASTGEEAFEALAAWLGARQV from the coding sequence ATGCCTCCCGCCGCGGGCGGCGGGGCGCCGGCGGCGGGGCCGCTCGTGCCGGTGCTGGCAGGCCCGACGGCGTCGGGGAAGAGCGGAGCCGCCATGCGCCTGGCCGTGGCGTTCGGGCTCGAGATCGTGTCGGCGGACGCCATGCAGGTCTACCGGGGCATGGACGTGGGCACGGCCAAGCCGACGCCCACCGAGCGCGCCCAGGTGCCGCACCACCTGCTCGACGTCGTGGAGCCGTCCGAGCCGTTCTCCGTGGCCGCGTACGTCGAGCTGGCGGAGGCGGCCATTGCGGACGTCCTCGCGCGCGGTCGGTCGCCGCTCGTCGTGGGGGGCACAGGCTTCTACCTGCGGGCGCTGCGCGAGGGCCTGCCCACCGTCCCACCGGCCGACCCCGCCGCCCAGGCACCGCTGTGGGAGGCGGTGGCGGCCGGCCGGCTGGCGGAGCTCGACGCCGAGCTGCGGGCGGCGGCGCCGGCAGACGCGGCGCGCGCCGCCCTCAACCCGCGGCGCGTGGTCCGTAGCCTCGAGGTGCTGCGCGCCACGGGCCGCGCGCCGAGCGCCTTCCCGCGCCGCGCCCCGCGCTTCGCCTACCGCGCGGCCCACCTCCACCCGCCGCTGAGCGTGCTGCGGCCGCGCATCGTCGCGCGCACCGCCGCCATGTTCGAGCGGGGCCTGGTGGCCGAGGTCACCGGGTTGCTGGCGCGTTACCCGCACCAGCCGACTGCGCTACAGGCGATCGGCTACAAGGAGGTCGTGGCACTTGTGCGCGGCGAGGCGACGGAGGGCGAGGCCCGCGCGGCCGTCGCCGCCTCCACCATCCGTTACGCCAAGCGGCAACGCACGTGGTTCGGGGCCGAGGCGCCGGAGGCGCGCCTGGCGTCGACGGGGGAGGAGGCGTTCGAGGCGCTGGCCGCGTGGTTGGGCGCCAGGCAGGTCTGA
- the dnaJ gene encoding molecular chaperone DnaJ: MADYYAVLEVERSADNKAIKAAYRRLALAYHPDRNPGDKAAEDKFKQINEAYAVLSDEAKRSRYDRYGSVDDGVPMGGDIFDIFASVFGANFATGRTRAQGQQGEDLEAELVVTLEQARDGATVDVEIERLKACHHCHGDRAEPGSGGKSTCPRCGGSGQVRVQAQSLFGAVITARTCPDCHGEGQIITTPCKICNGRGRERSRDHVAVNLPRGIDGGYRLRVPREGNVGVDGGQAGDLYLYIQMAAHPFLERAGDDLHYTLEVGVAQAALGGAFEVPTLDGEEAVSVPAGTQPGTVFRLRGKGMPRLRQGGTGDEVVTVKVVVPDKLSPAARQHLEAYAAEMGEAVAPQEETVVERVRDFFTGKKRGKGKGRGSHPADKGAGEPGDEKDNSVPA; the protein is encoded by the coding sequence ATGGCCGACTACTACGCCGTCCTCGAGGTAGAGAGAAGCGCCGACAACAAGGCCATCAAGGCCGCCTACCGCCGTTTGGCGCTGGCCTACCACCCGGACCGCAACCCCGGCGACAAGGCCGCCGAGGACAAGTTCAAGCAGATCAACGAGGCGTACGCCGTCCTCTCCGACGAAGCGAAGCGCTCCCGCTACGACCGCTACGGGAGCGTCGACGACGGCGTCCCCATGGGCGGCGACATCTTCGACATCTTCGCCTCCGTGTTCGGGGCCAACTTCGCCACCGGCCGCACCCGCGCCCAGGGCCAGCAGGGCGAGGACCTCGAGGCCGAACTCGTCGTCACGCTCGAGCAGGCGCGCGACGGGGCCACCGTCGACGTCGAGATCGAACGCCTCAAGGCGTGCCACCACTGTCACGGCGACCGCGCCGAACCCGGCTCCGGCGGCAAGTCGACCTGCCCGCGCTGCGGCGGCAGCGGCCAGGTCCGGGTGCAGGCCCAGTCGCTGTTCGGCGCCGTCATCACGGCGCGCACCTGCCCCGACTGCCACGGCGAGGGGCAGATCATCACCACCCCGTGCAAGATCTGCAACGGCCGGGGCCGCGAGCGCAGCCGCGACCACGTGGCCGTCAACCTCCCCCGCGGCATCGACGGCGGTTACCGACTGCGCGTGCCGCGCGAGGGCAACGTCGGCGTCGACGGTGGCCAGGCCGGCGACCTCTACCTCTACATCCAGATGGCCGCCCACCCGTTCCTGGAGCGCGCAGGCGACGATCTGCACTACACGCTCGAGGTCGGCGTGGCCCAGGCCGCGCTGGGCGGCGCGTTCGAGGTGCCCACCCTCGACGGGGAGGAGGCGGTCAGCGTGCCGGCCGGCACGCAACCCGGCACCGTGTTCCGCCTGCGCGGCAAGGGCATGCCCCGCCTGAGGCAGGGCGGGACGGGTGACGAGGTCGTGACCGTCAAGGTCGTCGTGCCCGACAAGCTCTCGCCCGCCGCCCGCCAGCACCTGGAGGCGTACGCCGCCGAGATGGGCGAGGCCGTCGCGCCGCAGGAGGAGACCGTCGTGGAGCGGGTCCGTGACTTCTTCACCGGCAAGAAGCGCGGCAAGGGCAAGGGACGCGGCTCCCATCCTGCCGACAAGGGCGCCGGCGAGCCCGGCGACGAGAAGGACAACTCGGTCCCCGCCTGA
- a CDS encoding DUF2089 domain-containing protein encodes MKRLPMPTACPVTGGPLMVTRLECEESGVVIEGRFTPNEFALLANEHLEFLRIFVKVRGNLKEAERVLGISYPTVRLRFDKLLLALGYEVGPDVLEERSTILDQLEAGDIGAEEASKRLQALAKKG; translated from the coding sequence ATGAAGAGACTCCCCATGCCCACCGCCTGCCCAGTGACGGGCGGCCCGCTGATGGTCACGAGGCTCGAGTGCGAGGAGAGCGGAGTGGTCATCGAGGGGCGCTTCACGCCCAACGAGTTCGCACTCCTCGCCAACGAGCACCTCGAGTTCCTCCGCATCTTCGTGAAGGTGAGGGGCAACCTCAAGGAGGCGGAGCGCGTGCTGGGCATCAGCTACCCGACGGTGCGCCTGCGCTTCGACAAGCTCCTGCTAGCGCTCGGCTACGAGGTCGGCCCCGACGTGCTCGAGGAGCGCTCCACCATCCTCGACCAGCTGGAGGCCGGCGACATCGGCGCCGAGGAGGCGTCCAAGCGACTCCAGGCCCTGGCCAAGAAGGGCTGA
- a CDS encoding GNAT family N-acetyltransferase: protein MGPNDDSTAQDEATVGEPTASAGTLEVRPLSSHEELLAVEQLQRDVWGLDEVEIVPGSQIRAVIHAGGQLAGAFVDGRLVGFSYGFLAQPHGRGMRGPGLHSHMVAVNAAARGHGVGRALKWDQRAWCLARGLGWITWTFDPLQARNANLNLEHLGAVGAEYLPDFYGPMSGPLGGGQATDRLLALWPLASDVVEGLRAGGVRPAAPRPPAAVWALRRAGEGALAGPQLVPVDDEAVSRGAAILVAVPTDVTHLLGAAPDLARAWRAAVGRAMIPLFDRGYAASRMVEGAYVLQPFGEDVKAAVGEW, encoded by the coding sequence GTGGGGCCTAACGACGACAGCACCGCACAGGACGAGGCGACGGTCGGCGAGCCGACGGCGAGCGCAGGCACGCTCGAGGTCAGGCCCCTGTCGAGCCACGAGGAGCTGCTGGCGGTCGAGCAGCTGCAGCGCGACGTATGGGGCCTTGACGAGGTGGAGATCGTGCCGGGCTCGCAGATCCGCGCGGTCATCCACGCCGGCGGCCAGTTGGCGGGGGCCTTCGTCGACGGCAGGTTGGTCGGCTTCTCCTACGGCTTCCTGGCGCAGCCGCACGGCCGGGGGATGCGCGGACCCGGCCTGCACTCGCACATGGTGGCCGTCAACGCCGCCGCTCGCGGGCACGGCGTCGGACGGGCGCTCAAGTGGGATCAGCGGGCATGGTGCCTCGCCCGTGGCCTCGGCTGGATCACCTGGACCTTCGACCCGCTGCAGGCGCGCAACGCCAACCTCAACCTGGAACACCTCGGGGCGGTCGGGGCCGAGTACCTCCCCGACTTCTACGGCCCCATGAGCGGCCCGCTCGGCGGCGGGCAGGCCACCGACCGGCTCTTGGCGCTCTGGCCGCTGGCGAGCGACGTGGTGGAGGGACTGCGAGCCGGCGGCGTGCGGCCCGCCGCCCCGCGCCCCCCGGCCGCGGTCTGGGCCTTGCGGCGCGCCGGCGAGGGAGCGCTGGCCGGGCCGCAGCTCGTGCCCGTCGACGACGAGGCCGTGAGCAGGGGTGCGGCCATCCTCGTGGCCGTTCCGACCGACGTCACCCACCTCCTGGGCGCCGCGCCAGACCTCGCGCGCGCCTGGCGGGCCGCGGTCGGGCGAGCGATGATCCCCCTCTTCGACCGCGGCTACGCGGCCAGCCGGATGGTCGAGGGCGCCTACGTCCTCCAGCCGTTCGGAGAGGATGTAAAGGCGGCAGTTGGAGAATGGTAA
- a CDS encoding transcriptional repressor: protein MEESRHSNDGPAANGGAHAEHGCEAASAREVLREYGLRYSRPREVILSFLLEEDRHVSAESLYLDLKQRGEDLSLSTVYLNLSALAGAGLVREFRGAAGQALYDSNVSTHYHVVCPATGEVQDVPAPMIDGVPLGRFLKEYVERHTGWDVDEPRFSLTGRPPSAADD, encoded by the coding sequence ATGGAAGAGTCAAGGCACAGCAACGACGGCCCCGCCGCCAACGGCGGCGCGCACGCTGAGCACGGGTGCGAGGCGGCCAGCGCCCGTGAGGTGCTCCGCGAGTACGGTCTCCGTTACAGCCGGCCCCGCGAGGTGATCCTCTCGTTCCTCCTGGAGGAGGACAGGCACGTCAGCGCCGAGAGCCTGTACCTCGACCTCAAGCAGCGGGGCGAGGACCTGAGCCTGTCTACCGTCTACCTCAACCTGTCGGCCCTGGCGGGCGCCGGGCTGGTGCGTGAGTTCAGGGGCGCGGCTGGGCAGGCGTTATACGACAGCAACGTCAGCACCCACTACCACGTCGTCTGCCCGGCCACGGGCGAGGTGCAGGACGTGCCGGCGCCCATGATCGACGGGGTGCCCCTTGGTCGCTTCCTCAAGGAGTACGTGGAACGCCACACCGGCTGGGACGTCGACGAGCCGCGTTTCAGCCTCACTGGGCGCCCCCCTAGCGCCGCCGACGACTGA
- a CDS encoding malate dehydrogenase, whose translation MKQPVRVAVTGAAGQIGYALLFRIASGAMLGPDQPVILQLLEITPALKALEGVVMELDDCAFPLLHGVVASDDPAVAFKEADFALLVGSRPRGPGMERKDLLQANGAIFTAQGRVLNDHAARGVKVLVVGNPANTNCLIAMRNAPDLAPEQFSAMTRLDHNRAKSQLAAKAGAKAGEVTRMTIWGNHSSTQVPDLSHAAVAGRPATELVDEAWVEDSFIPTVQKRGAAIIDARGASSAASAANAAIDHVRDWVLGTPDGDWVSMGIASGAYGVSEGLIYSYPVTVKGGRATVVEGLDLNPRVKERMKKSEAELLEEREAVRDLL comes from the coding sequence ATGAAGCAACCCGTTCGCGTCGCGGTGACCGGCGCCGCTGGGCAGATCGGTTACGCGCTGCTGTTCCGCATCGCATCCGGCGCCATGCTCGGTCCCGACCAGCCCGTGATCCTTCAACTGCTCGAGATCACACCCGCCCTGAAGGCGCTCGAGGGAGTGGTCATGGAGCTCGACGACTGCGCCTTCCCGCTCTTGCACGGCGTGGTGGCCAGCGACGATCCAGCGGTGGCTTTCAAGGAGGCGGACTTCGCGCTCCTCGTCGGGTCGCGGCCCCGCGGACCCGGCATGGAGCGCAAGGACCTGTTGCAGGCGAACGGCGCCATATTCACGGCGCAGGGGCGCGTCCTCAACGACCACGCCGCCCGCGGCGTGAAGGTGCTCGTGGTCGGCAACCCCGCCAACACCAACTGCCTCATCGCCATGCGCAACGCGCCCGACCTCGCCCCGGAGCAGTTCAGCGCCATGACGCGCCTCGATCACAACCGGGCCAAGAGCCAACTGGCCGCCAAGGCCGGAGCCAAGGCAGGCGAGGTCACCCGCATGACCATCTGGGGCAACCACTCGAGTACGCAGGTGCCCGACCTGAGCCACGCCGCGGTGGCGGGCCGACCCGCCACCGAGCTGGTCGACGAGGCCTGGGTCGAGGACAGCTTCATCCCCACGGTGCAGAAGCGCGGCGCCGCCATCATCGACGCGCGTGGCGCCTCCAGCGCCGCGTCGGCGGCCAACGCGGCCATCGATCACGTGCGCGACTGGGTGCTCGGCACGCCCGACGGCGACTGGGTGAGCATGGGCATCGCCAGCGGCGCTTACGGTGTGTCAGAGGGCCTCATCTACTCCTACCCGGTCACCGTCAAGGGCGGCCGCGCGACGGTGGTGGAGGGGCTGGACCTGAACCCGCGGGTGAAGGAGCGGATGAAGAAGTCGGAGGCCGAGCTGCTCGAGGAGCGCGAGGCCGTTCGAGACCTGCTCTAG
- a CDS encoding ParB/RepB/Spo0J family partition protein has product MSAKPRGLGRGLDALLPKVEKGGVQQLQVTRLIPSPFQPRKRLDEAGIAELAASIAAKGVLQPIVVRPVDGGFEIVAGERRFRAAQRAGLTSLPAIVRELSDQETLEIAIVENLQREDLNAMEEARAFKLLLDFGMNQERVAEAVGKSRSAIANTLRLLALPERAQTAVEDGVIAAGHARAILGQPETDRDWALDEIVRRGLTVREAEGLRRPAATPSRTRPAGRYVRLEEDLSRFAGTRVTIAGGAKKGRIELHFKGEDELQRLLELLGYQG; this is encoded by the coding sequence GTGTCAGCGAAGCCTAGGGGCCTCGGCCGGGGGCTCGACGCGCTGCTACCCAAGGTCGAGAAGGGCGGCGTGCAGCAGTTGCAGGTCACCCGGCTGATCCCCTCCCCGTTCCAGCCTCGCAAGCGGCTTGACGAAGCCGGCATCGCGGAGCTGGCCGCGTCCATCGCCGCCAAGGGCGTGCTCCAGCCGATCGTCGTGCGACCCGTAGACGGCGGCTTCGAGATCGTGGCGGGCGAGCGGCGCTTCAGGGCGGCGCAGCGCGCCGGCCTCACGAGCCTCCCCGCCATCGTCAGGGAGCTCAGCGACCAGGAGACGCTGGAGATCGCCATCGTCGAGAACCTCCAGCGGGAGGACCTGAACGCCATGGAAGAGGCGCGTGCTTTCAAGCTGCTCCTCGACTTCGGCATGAACCAGGAGCGCGTCGCGGAGGCCGTCGGCAAGAGCCGCAGCGCCATCGCGAACACGTTGCGGTTGCTCGCCCTCCCGGAGCGGGCGCAAACGGCGGTCGAGGACGGCGTGATCGCGGCGGGCCACGCGCGGGCGATCCTCGGGCAACCGGAGACGGACCGCGACTGGGCGCTGGATGAGATCGTCAGGCGCGGGCTCACCGTTCGGGAGGCCGAGGGCCTGCGGCGCCCGGCGGCCACGCCGAGCCGCACCAGGCCCGCCGGCCGCTACGTGAGGCTGGAGGAAGACCTGAGCCGGTTCGCCGGCACGCGGGTGACGATCGCCGGCGGCGCCAAGAAGGGGCGCATCGAGCTCCACTTCAAGGGCGAGGACGAGCTGCAGCGCCTGTTGGAACTGCTCGGCTACCAGGGCTGA
- a CDS encoding ParA family protein, which yields MPIIGVINQKGGVGKTTTAVNLSAALAGRRRILLADLDPQANASSGVGVTAPERTVYDVIAGRASARQAVCATSTPNLDLLAATGDLAGVQVEVDAGRENMRLLARGLMGVRPNYDFIIVDAPPSMGILTLNALAAADLLVVPLQTEYYALEGIASMMDTVERVRGSVNPDLRILGILLTMYDGRTRLSQEVEENVRKHFGGLVFETIIPRTVRLAEAPSYGQSVLAYAPTSQGAVAYEALAEEVIRRVSEA from the coding sequence GTGCCGATCATCGGCGTGATCAACCAGAAGGGCGGCGTCGGCAAGACCACCACAGCGGTCAACCTGTCTGCGGCGTTGGCGGGGAGGCGCCGCATCCTGCTCGCCGACCTCGACCCGCAGGCCAACGCGAGCAGCGGCGTGGGAGTCACGGCGCCGGAGCGCACCGTCTACGACGTCATCGCCGGCCGCGCCTCGGCGCGCCAGGCCGTCTGCGCCACCTCGACGCCGAACCTGGACCTGCTTGCCGCCACCGGCGACCTGGCCGGAGTGCAGGTCGAGGTCGACGCCGGTCGTGAGAACATGCGCCTGCTGGCCCGCGGCCTGATGGGGGTGCGACCGAACTACGACTTCATAATCGTCGACGCGCCGCCGTCCATGGGTATCCTCACCCTCAATGCGCTCGCCGCCGCCGACCTGCTGGTGGTCCCGCTCCAGACCGAGTACTACGCGCTGGAGGGCATAGCGTCCATGATGGACACCGTGGAACGCGTGCGCGGCTCGGTGAACCCCGACCTGCGCATCCTCGGGATCCTGTTGACCATGTACGACGGTCGCACGCGCCTCTCCCAGGAGGTCGAGGAGAACGTACGCAAGCACTTCGGAGGCCTCGTGTTCGAGACGATCATCCCACGTACGGTGCGCCTGGCCGAGGCGCCGTCCTACGGCCAGTCGGTCCTGGCGTACGCGCCCACATCGCAGGGCGCCGTGGCCTACGAGGCGCTGGCGGAGGAGGTGATCCGCCGTGTCAGCGAAGCCTAG
- a CDS encoding class I SAM-dependent methyltransferase — protein MPDRRDAAAGSPEERLARYRDLVGRYHPALDLVSRRALDDLDRLIDEAGRYATLIERLVGPAPCVVDVGSGAGLPGVVVAVAMPAASVHLVERRRRRAAFLELVVAQLGLANARVFAGDVRALEDVVADVVTAQAVASLRDLASLTEGVRGPACWLVSRRGPGWREGLVEPADLPGRGAVEGPEAPEAVARRGVPAGPAAHAQTGWAATQVVEEELGPRGSLVAIRLPGGSACRSSA, from the coding sequence GTGCCTGACCGTCGCGACGCCGCGGCGGGGTCGCCAGAAGAACGGTTGGCGCGGTACCGCGACCTCGTTGGGCGCTACCACCCCGCGCTCGACCTCGTCTCGAGGCGCGCGTTGGACGACCTCGACCGGCTGATCGACGAGGCCGGGCGGTACGCGACCCTGATCGAACGGTTGGTCGGCCCCGCCCCGTGCGTCGTCGACGTGGGCTCTGGGGCGGGCCTCCCCGGTGTCGTCGTGGCGGTGGCCATGCCCGCCGCGAGCGTCCACCTCGTCGAGCGCAGGCGCCGCCGGGCGGCCTTCCTCGAGCTCGTCGTCGCACAGCTCGGCCTGGCGAACGCGCGCGTCTTCGCCGGTGACGTGCGCGCCCTCGAGGACGTGGTCGCCGACGTCGTGACCGCGCAGGCCGTCGCGTCCCTCCGGGACCTAGCCTCGCTGACCGAGGGGGTCAGGGGCCCCGCCTGCTGGCTGGTGTCGCGGCGGGGGCCGGGGTGGCGCGAGGGGCTCGTGGAGCCGGCCGATCTGCCTGGCCGCGGGGCTGTCGAGGGCCCGGAGGCGCCCGAAGCGGTGGCGCGGCGCGGTGTGCCTGCAGGTCCCGCCGCCCATGCCCAGACCGGATGGGCGGCAACCCAGGTGGTCGAGGAAGAGCTCGGGCCCCGTGGTAGCCTCGTCGCCATAAGGCTTCCCGGAGGTTCTGCGTGCCGATCATCGGCGTGA